Proteins found in one Coffea eugenioides isolate CCC68of chromosome 5, Ceug_1.0, whole genome shotgun sequence genomic segment:
- the LOC113771487 gene encoding aspartyl protease family protein At5g10770-like — MLPTTLAPLIFLRLTVETLHTTLTVRPAAFTEPNLNFVLDTLSSNASRTDTNGFYKFSTGDDPSNTVYGLFFCRGDLSADVCKECVADAHIRLLDECPNQKAAIALYEECLVRFSDPTINSKADLGENLTGCYPFDVPGPDWDKFKMVLINLLHNAADEASFLGQKVCCPRSYCLPKTSSSLGHIDFGNRARSATSSSGLKFTNLKESPQNIPRSYNRSSLYFLELLGISVAGSRLDVSPTIFTSVGTVIDSGTSITYLPPLAYTALSTKLRQSMADYPQAPAQEKFDTCYDMTGNGRIQLPEITLHFGCATDVSLNPLGIVLITKKNPYICCLGFAANKKSEDLTVIGIISSENSIFSMT, encoded by the exons ATGCTTCCAACGACACTAGCCCCGTTAATTTTCTTGCGCCTTACTGTGGAAACGCTACATACAACCCTAACAGTGCGACCTGCAGCATTTACAGAACCAAATCTAAATTTCGTGCTTGACACCCTATCTTCAAATGCATCTCGGACAGACACCAATGGCTTCTATAAGTTCAGTACTGGCGATGACCCTTCTAACACGGTCTATGGCCTCTTTTTTTGTCGAGGCGATCTCAGCGCTGATGTTTGCAAAGAATGCGTAGCAGATGCCCACATACGACTACTTGATGAATGCCCGAATCAAAAAGCTGCTATTGCCTTGTATGAAGAGTGCTTGGTACGTTTTTCTGACCCGACAATCAACTCCAAGGCTGATTTGGGAGAGAATTTGACTGGGTGCTATCCATTCGATGTCCCTGGACCTGACTGGGACAAATTCAAAATGGTATTGATAAATTTGTTGCATAACGCTGCGGACGAGGCTTCATTCCTTGGGCAAAAAGTTTGCTGTCCAAGAAG CTATTGTCTTCCTAAAACTTCCAGCTCCTTGGGGCATATAGACTTTGGCAATCGTGCAAGATCAGCAACTTCATCTTCTGGATTAAAATTCACGAATCTGAAAGAATCTCCACAAAACATTCCACGAAGTTATAATCGCAGCTCCCTATACTTTCTGGAATTGCTTGGCATCAGTGTGGCGGGAAGCAGATTGGATGTTTCACCTACAATATTTACATCAGTAGGAACTGTGATCGACTCCGGAACAAGTATCACTTACCTACCGCCACTAGCATATACCGCTTTAAGTACGAAGTTGAGGCAATCAATGGCTGATTATCCACAAGCACCAGCTCAGGAGAAGTTTGACACATGCTACGATATGACAGGGAATGGAAGGATTCAGTTACCTGAAATTACACTCCATTTTGGATGTGCGACTGATGTAAGCTTGAATCCATTAGGAATTGTGTTGATAACAAAGAAGAATCCATACATATGTTGCTTAGGATTCGCAGCAAATAAAAAATCTGAAGATCTTACTGTTATTGGTATAATCAGCAGCGAGAACTCGATATTCTCTATGACATAG